The Solibacillus sp. FSL W7-1436 genome window below encodes:
- a CDS encoding Dph6-related ATP pyrophosphatase produces MAEVKDWKNSVHGQKFVASFSGGKDSALALYKAMMVGEAVGLIVMLEEEGKRSRSHGMPPELIHAQASSIGLPVYTAAASWKDYEKVFIRLLENAKNHGSEVLVTGDLDMPAHGCWHEKVTKYAGLKLGMPLWEMNHQEAVEEFINLGFVTIIVTVNLSLGMREDDLGRILTHEYVKELEARGIDPCGEGGEFHTTVLDGPIFKHPIPVRKCEIIKDGDYAFLPLELDQ; encoded by the coding sequence ATGGCAGAAGTAAAGGATTGGAAAAATAGTGTACACGGACAAAAATTTGTAGCTTCTTTTAGCGGAGGTAAGGACAGTGCCTTAGCTTTATATAAAGCAATGATGGTTGGAGAAGCGGTTGGACTCATCGTCATGCTGGAGGAAGAAGGAAAACGTTCTAGATCACATGGAATGCCCCCTGAACTCATACATGCCCAAGCTAGTTCTATAGGTTTGCCCGTTTATACTGCAGCTGCAAGTTGGAAAGATTATGAAAAAGTATTTATACGTCTTTTAGAAAATGCTAAAAATCATGGATCCGAAGTGTTAGTAACTGGAGACTTAGATATGCCTGCACATGGCTGTTGGCATGAAAAGGTTACGAAGTATGCCGGATTGAAGCTTGGAATGCCCTTATGGGAAATGAACCATCAAGAAGCTGTTGAAGAGTTCATAAATTTAGGATTTGTTACGATTATTGTAACTGTAAATTTATCACTTGGTATGCGGGAGGACGATTTAGGCCGGATATTAACTCATGAATACGTGAAGGAACTTGAAGCTCGTGGGATTGACCCCTGCGGAGAAGGTGGAGAGTTCCATACTACAGTACTAGATGGGCCCATTTTTAAACATCCTATACCAGTACGTAAATGTGAGATTATTAAGGACGGAGACTATGCTTTTTTACCTTTAGAGCTAGATCAGTAA
- a CDS encoding RDD family protein yields the protein MNFKRPAGFGIRFVASILDFLIISSIFGIVYYMINGSYSIERNEEFTFQALYTLYLTITPILWGGYVIGKKICKVKIKRFNDDENPTILNMIMREMVGKYIIVLATFGISVLVSGLMVILREDKRAIHDFIGGTYVSKE from the coding sequence ATGAATTTTAAGAGACCAGCAGGATTTGGTATAAGATTTGTAGCAAGTATTTTAGATTTTTTAATTATTTCGTCAATATTTGGAATCGTATATTACATGATAAACGGTAGTTATTCTATCGAACGGAACGAAGAATTCACTTTTCAAGCATTATATACCTTGTATTTGACCATTACTCCTATTTTGTGGGGTGGATACGTAATCGGCAAGAAAATTTGTAAGGTTAAAATAAAGCGTTTTAACGATGATGAGAACCCTACAATACTCAATATGATTATGAGAGAAATGGTTGGTAAATATATCATTGTACTAGCTACCTTTGGAATATCAGTATTGGTCAGTGGACTTATGGTTATCTTACGAGAAGACAAGAGAGCCATTCATGATTTCATTGGCGGGACTTATGTTAGTAAAGAATAA
- a CDS encoding IS3 family transposase (programmed frameshift) has product MAKMSAEQKLAVVERYLTSRQSSRVVAAEFGISHRYLLTLTKQYQKNGVEAFVRRYTNYSKAFKLDVLNYMTEHGTSFYETAAIFNIGAGSCIRNWQKQFETLGEDALQPKKKGRPSMKKQGTKSFKKNLVEGSTEALQARIQQLEMENAYFKKVECLSSSQGSITTKDKVKVICELREIYSVKALVAYAEIPRSTFYQIAKKLDLPDPDTKLKDDIQAIYKEHDGRYGYRRIRDELANRGQKVNHKKVQRLMKELGLKCIVRMKKYKSYKGSVGKIAPNILDRQFTAEAPNEKWTTDISEIKLFSEKLYLSPVLDMFNGEIITYTIGSRPTFSLVSDMLDKALERLPEDHQLLMHSDQGWHYQMKQYRHALQSRGIVQSMSRKGNCYDNSVMENFFGIMKSEFLYLKEFESIEHFKEELEKYIHYYNTKRLKAKFKMSPVQYRTHFTQAA; this is encoded by the exons ATGGCTAAAATGAGTGCCGAACAAAAATTAGCAGTGGTTGAACGCTATTTAACGAGCAGGCAAAGCTCCAGAGTCGTCGCTGCGGAGTTTGGAATTTCACATCGTTATTTACTAACGTTGACGAAACAATATCAAAAGAACGGTGTAGAAGCGTTCGTCAGAAGATATACAAATTATTCAAAAGCGTTTAAACTAGACGTACTTAACTATATGACTGAACATGGTACGTCCTTCTATGAAACGGCAGCGATTTTCAATATTGGCGCCGGTTCATGCATACGGAATTGGCAAAAACAATTCGAAACATTAGGAGAGGATGCCCTTCAGCCAAAGAAAAAGGGGCGTCCATCTATGAAAAAACAAGGAACGAAATCATTTAAAAAGAATTTAGTAGAAGGCTCTACAGAAGCACTTCAAGCACGTATCCAACAGTTAGAAATGGAAAATGCCTATT TTAAAAAAGTTGAATGCCTTAGTTCAAGCCAAGGAAGCATCACCACGAAAGACAAAGTAAAAGTCATTTGTGAATTAAGGGAGATTTATTCGGTGAAAGCACTTGTAGCGTACGCAGAAATTCCACGCAGTACGTTTTATCAAATCGCAAAGAAATTAGATTTGCCTGATCCAGACACGAAATTAAAAGACGATATTCAAGCCATTTATAAGGAACATGATGGTCGTTATGGCTACCGTCGTATTCGGGATGAGCTGGCGAATCGTGGGCAAAAAGTGAACCACAAAAAGGTACAGCGCCTCATGAAAGAACTCGGCCTAAAATGTATTGTCCGGATGAAAAAATATAAATCGTATAAAGGCTCAGTGGGGAAAATTGCCCCAAATATTTTAGACCGCCAATTTACAGCGGAAGCACCAAATGAAAAATGGACAACGGATATTTCAGAGATTAAATTATTTAGCGAAAAGCTGTATTTATCGCCAGTTTTAGATATGTTTAATGGTGAAATTATTACTTATACAATCGGCTCTAGACCTACTTTCTCTCTTGTTTCAGACATGTTAGATAAAGCATTAGAGCGTTTGCCAGAAGACCACCAGCTACTCATGCATTCCGATCAAGGCTGGCATTATCAAATGAAGCAATATCGCCATGCGCTCCAATCAAGAGGCATTGTGCAAAGCATGTCACGAAAAGGCAACTGTTACGACAACTCGGTGATGGAGAATTTCTTTGGCATCATGAAATCAGAATTCCTTTACTTAAAAGAATTTGAAAGTATTGAGCACTTTAAAGAAGAGCTCGAAAAATATATTCATTATTACAACACGAAACGTCTAAAGGCCAAATTTAAAATGAGTCCGGTACAATACCGAACTCATTTTACCCAAGCTGCCTAA
- a CDS encoding nucleotidyltransferase domain-containing protein has product MSFEQCQHVTTLMADFNKTWFIAGGWAIDLYMGEETREHKDIEIAIFREDQQNLKAYLKEWEFKKVIKSEFHNWGNEFLELPLHEIHATNKVNGDKIEILLNEAKDNDWEFRRDLRISSPLNSVWSSSETGIPYLNPEIVLLYKAKNTREKDHQDFITVKDHLDDRKRQWLKSALELHEPEHKWIQLLI; this is encoded by the coding sequence ATGTCATTTGAACAATGCCAACATGTTACTACCTTAATGGCTGACTTTAACAAAACTTGGTTTATTGCCGGTGGGTGGGCGATTGATCTTTATATGGGGGAGGAAACAAGGGAACACAAAGATATCGAGATTGCTATATTTCGAGAGGACCAACAGAATTTAAAAGCGTATTTAAAAGAATGGGAATTTAAAAAAGTAATTAAAAGTGAATTTCATAATTGGGGAAACGAATTTTTAGAGCTGCCTCTTCACGAAATACATGCTACCAATAAGGTAAATGGAGATAAAATTGAGATTCTCCTTAATGAAGCAAAAGATAATGATTGGGAATTCAGAAGAGATTTGAGGATTTCCTCACCACTAAATTCAGTGTGGAGTTCTTCTGAAACGGGTATCCCATACCTGAATCCAGAAATAGTGCTTTTATATAAGGCGAAGAATACAAGGGAAAAAGACCATCAAGATTTTATTACAGTAAAGGACCATCTTGATGATAGAAAGAGACAATGGCTCAAGTCTGCACTTGAACTTCACGAACCCGAACATAAGTGGATTCAATTGTTAATCTGA
- a CDS encoding nitroreductase family protein, protein MTKSFYQALEERRSHRVVNNEIQVSEERLQEIVEFAVKHIPSAFDLPSARLVMLTGESHNRLWDITTNTLKQILGDRDFEPTQSRMDAFKAGYGTVLFFEDETTVTSLQEKFPSYAENFLNWSQQSSGMHQLVVWSALSAEGLGASLQHYNPLIDDQVKTEWDIPASWKLIAQMPFGNPTAELAEKTFQPIEERVKFY, encoded by the coding sequence ATGACAAAAAGTTTTTATCAAGCATTAGAAGAAAGACGCTCACACCGAGTAGTCAATAATGAAATTCAAGTATCAGAAGAGCGTCTTCAAGAAATTGTAGAGTTCGCGGTAAAACATATCCCTTCTGCATTTGATTTACCATCAGCACGTTTAGTTATGTTAACAGGGGAATCCCACAATCGATTATGGGATATTACAACAAATACTTTGAAACAAATACTTGGTGATCGAGATTTCGAGCCGACACAATCGAGAATGGATGCTTTTAAAGCAGGATATGGTACAGTATTATTCTTTGAAGATGAAACAACGGTTACTTCATTACAGGAGAAATTTCCTTCATATGCAGAGAACTTTTTAAATTGGTCCCAACAATCATCTGGTATGCATCAATTAGTTGTATGGTCTGCATTAAGTGCAGAAGGTTTAGGTGCATCACTGCAACACTATAATCCACTAATTGATGACCAAGTTAAGACTGAATGGGATATTCCTGCCAGCTGGAAGTTAATTGCACAAATGCCGTTTGGAAATCCTACTGCAGAACTAGCAGAAAAAACTTTCCAGCCAATTGAAGAACGAGTGAAATTTTATTAA
- a CDS encoding sensor histidine kinase, with the protein MKRFKLKLIIVLSIVLVIFFTGISMYASYIKIGDTVEDAIANQNLESAKSIAKRIDLETYERFLKERNRDEDYWTIRHYLNDAREKLGVLYVYTMEIDNPTTSKALIVGEPENKDNPNDFPIGEGCTVPEAQVKLAYEEGKQFVTGILEDTNYGHHYITVGTPIMNEKGEIISYLGIDISSETLDGIKETVINSNIFLLVLSGLFVIIVIISFLLLQKWYQKEVGTTEHTYQKEIKTLIASVSSFRHDYINHIQVLHGFLHIGEVDQATKYVDSLSKDIQTIESIKMNLDHPGLAILLQTKKLTCQNQQIDIQITVDDNPFENIKTIDLINILSNIIDNAIEATMELPEELRKITVSCKADELYYTFSITNTGQKLPDKNQIFKQGYSTKKVEKGRVRGQGLFIVKETINKYNGTITFDRINEKETIAIVKIPIK; encoded by the coding sequence ATGAAACGTTTTAAATTAAAGCTAATAATAGTGTTATCTATCGTATTAGTCATATTCTTTACTGGAATAAGTATGTATGCTTCCTATATTAAGATTGGAGATACAGTGGAAGACGCGATTGCTAATCAAAATCTTGAATCTGCCAAATCCATTGCTAAAAGGATTGATCTGGAAACGTATGAGCGATTTTTAAAAGAGCGGAACCGTGATGAAGATTATTGGACAATACGACATTATTTGAATGATGCCCGAGAAAAACTAGGTGTATTATACGTCTATACTATGGAAATAGACAATCCTACTACATCGAAAGCTTTAATTGTAGGTGAACCTGAAAACAAGGATAATCCAAATGATTTTCCAATAGGTGAAGGGTGTACTGTACCGGAAGCCCAAGTGAAATTAGCGTATGAGGAAGGAAAGCAATTTGTAACAGGGATCCTGGAAGATACGAATTATGGTCATCATTATATAACGGTTGGGACGCCTATTATGAATGAAAAAGGGGAAATCATTAGCTACCTTGGCATTGATATTAGTTCGGAGACACTTGACGGGATTAAAGAAACAGTTATTAATAGTAATATTTTTCTATTAGTACTCAGTGGACTTTTTGTTATTATTGTTATTATTTCTTTCTTACTATTACAGAAGTGGTATCAAAAAGAAGTTGGAACTACGGAGCATACGTATCAAAAGGAAATTAAAACGTTAATTGCTTCTGTCTCATCATTTAGGCACGATTATATTAATCATATCCAGGTTTTACATGGCTTTCTGCATATAGGTGAGGTAGATCAAGCGACAAAGTATGTCGATTCTTTGTCTAAAGACATACAGACAATCGAATCCATTAAAATGAATCTTGATCACCCAGGATTAGCGATATTACTGCAAACAAAAAAATTAACATGTCAAAATCAGCAAATTGATATACAGATAACCGTTGATGACAATCCATTTGAAAACATAAAAACGATTGATTTAATCAATATATTATCTAACATAATTGATAATGCGATAGAAGCGACAATGGAGTTGCCAGAGGAACTACGTAAAATTACAGTTAGCTGTAAAGCAGACGAGTTATATTATACGTTCTCGATTACGAACACTGGGCAAAAGCTACCTGATAAAAATCAAATTTTTAAACAAGGCTACTCAACGAAAAAAGTAGAGAAAGGAAGAGTTAGAGGACAAGGTTTGTTTATTGTTAAAGAAACAATTAATAAATACAATGGAACGATTACATTTGATAGAATAAATGAAAAAGAGACAATAGCGATTGTAAAAATCCCTATTAAGTAA
- a CDS encoding amino acid oxidase has protein sequence MKKWLIVFVLLFCITGCKDTRTVEIPYENQPLKIAILGDTPDIQNKNITFEQISLDELNNNDKILSSKFNAIMITPSMFVDASQDQLSEVYHNIEIPIVFWNSNKAHYPFVNNKINYVNEKEVSLNNSPHSFDGMGQTHSTIFLYDIETEIENVWFFHLNERNELTKLYSEIFHKIEEITL, from the coding sequence ATGAAGAAATGGCTTATTGTATTTGTTTTACTTTTTTGCATTACAGGATGTAAAGACACTCGAACAGTAGAAATACCTTATGAAAATCAACCATTAAAAATTGCGATTTTAGGGGATACTCCAGATATTCAAAATAAAAATATAACATTCGAACAAATTTCTTTAGACGAGTTAAATAATAATGATAAAATTTTATCTAGTAAATTTAACGCTATTATGATTACTCCAAGTATGTTTGTGGATGCTTCACAAGATCAATTATCTGAAGTATATCATAATATAGAAATTCCGATTGTATTTTGGAATTCTAATAAAGCACACTATCCCTTTGTAAATAACAAAATTAACTATGTAAATGAAAAGGAAGTTTCACTAAATAATAGTCCACATTCTTTTGATGGGATGGGACAGACACATTCGACTATCTTTTTATATGATATTGAGACAGAAATAGAAAATGTTTGGTTTTTTCATTTGAATGAACGGAATGAATTGACTAAGTTATATTCTGAAATATTCCATAAAATTGAAGAAATCACGCTATAA
- a CDS encoding DUF6241 domain-containing protein, with translation MKKTLIILGIIVGVIALAVGIYYLNDYLNQPTEQEMAEAREQIEKGFQTPEKDMPEEHQLDLIEYFPNEMLEFQLQDIIHAMSHQKVKADKKWGVYMITKERIERLLEVAEMNEYKYEWGPIYVDILSRWIEGDFSKAVEDHNAIWELQDGNVGIAYGLLNPVEEKAYLDYYFNNIEDNQE, from the coding sequence ATGAAGAAAACCCTAATCATACTAGGAATTATTGTAGGGGTTATTGCACTTGCAGTTGGAATATATTATTTGAATGATTATTTGAATCAGCCAACCGAACAAGAAATGGCAGAGGCACGGGAACAAATTGAAAAAGGATTTCAAACTCCTGAGAAAGATATGCCAGAGGAACACCAACTTGATTTAATCGAATATTTTCCAAATGAAATGTTAGAATTTCAATTACAGGATATCATTCATGCCATGTCCCACCAAAAAGTAAAAGCAGACAAAAAATGGGGCGTTTACATGATTACAAAAGAACGAATTGAACGTTTACTTGAAGTAGCAGAAATGAACGAATATAAATATGAATGGGGACCAATTTATGTAGACATTTTAAGCAGATGGATCGAAGGTGATTTTTCTAAAGCAGTTGAAGACCATAACGCAATTTGGGAGCTTCAAGACGGAAATGTTGGAATCGCTTACGGGCTGCTTAATCCTGTTGAAGAAAAAGCTTATCTTGATTATTATTTTAATAATATTGAAGATAATCAGGAATGA
- a CDS encoding conserved phage C-terminal domain-containing protein codes for MKLLVNERHLFISPNLAARIGVEEALFLQQLYYRIATRGMKRDGHMWYRQTYQGWSKQCFYWNTTKVKRLITKLERYEIIISTDKFNRFNTDRSKWYCIDYEKVNQLLETEIYTEEEQFPEEPYLPEIETKPKTEPDMEVTDIIDYLNEKAKKKFNGSSKTNIRLINAILKEGYTVEDCCLVIDEQVRNWKYDLQMNKYLRPITLFRPGNFESYLNDALTRQQEKDLDFEPVVLDFDEGECY; via the coding sequence ATGAAATTATTAGTTAACGAAAGGCATTTGTTTATATCACCAAACTTGGCAGCACGCATCGGGGTGGAGGAAGCACTGTTCCTTCAGCAACTTTACTACCGGATTGCAACACGAGGTATGAAGAGAGATGGACATATGTGGTATCGCCAAACCTATCAAGGATGGTCAAAGCAATGCTTCTATTGGAATACAACGAAGGTGAAAAGACTGATCACAAAATTGGAACGTTACGAAATAATCATTTCAACAGACAAATTTAATCGTTTCAATACAGATCGTTCGAAATGGTATTGCATTGATTATGAAAAAGTAAATCAGTTACTTGAGACGGAAATTTATACGGAGGAAGAGCAGTTTCCTGAAGAGCCGTACTTGCCGGAAATAGAGACGAAGCCGAAAACCGAGCCCGATATGGAAGTTACAGACATCATAGATTACTTAAATGAAAAAGCCAAAAAGAAATTTAATGGAAGTTCAAAAACAAATATCCGACTGATCAATGCGATTTTAAAAGAAGGCTACACAGTGGAAGATTGCTGCTTAGTCATTGATGAACAGGTGAGAAACTGGAAGTACGATCTGCAGATGAACAAATATTTAAGACCGATCACATTATTCCGACCAGGGAATTTTGAAAGCTACTTAAATGATGCACTTACAAGGCAGCAGGAAAAAGACCTTGATTTCGAGCCGGTCGTCCTCGATTTTGATGAAGGTGAATGCTATTGA